Proteins encoded in a region of the Mucispirillum schaedleri ASF457 genome:
- a CDS encoding M23 family metallopeptidase, with protein MKSLAYNTKHGKTHVKCGVKKDLSNIQISDKDWHDPLDKMQIAIFMQSGGYAPYWSGFGHVRNGSKHQGVDLFAEPGTRVYACLEGIVYSMSELKGYGKTIILEITSNTAINILKKRKETINYKLLYPKIKHTVNNSIIDGEQAFGPNYDENSNVFYIYYAHLDKYATDISVGSKVKVGDIIGATGTTGIDETKSKHKGPHLHFEITTQIAKGLTGRVNPSFFIQYDIPTNTKYTYNSCVDYTIIKKNINDYLPIYSKQLEYRENN; from the coding sequence ATGAAAAGCCTTGCATATAATACAAAACATGGAAAAACACATGTGAAATGTGGAGTAAAAAAAGATTTAAGTAATATTCAAATAAGTGATAAAGACTGGCATGACCCATTGGATAAAATGCAGATTGCCATCTTTATGCAAAGTGGTGGTTATGCACCATATTGGTCTGGTTTTGGGCATGTTAGAAATGGCTCTAAACATCAAGGTGTTGATTTATTTGCTGAACCAGGAACAAGAGTATATGCATGTTTGGAAGGGATTGTTTATAGTATGTCAGAGTTGAAAGGATATGGTAAAACAATAATTTTAGAGATAACATCCAATACAGCGATTAATATACTAAAAAAAAGAAAAGAAACTATTAACTATAAATTATTATATCCTAAAATTAAGCATACTGTAAATAATTCAATCATTGATGGTGAACAAGCATTTGGACCAAATTATGATGAAAATAGTAATGTATTTTATATTTATTATGCTCATTTAGATAAGTATGCTACAGATATATCTGTTGGTTCAAAAGTAAAAGTTGGAGATATTATAGGAGCAACAGGAACAACTGGAATTGATGAAACAAAATCTAAACATAAAGGTCCTCATTTACATTTTGAAATTACTACTCAAATAGCAAAAGGATTGACAGGAAGAGTAAATCCTTCTTTTTTTATACAGTATGATATTCCAACAAATACAAAATATACATATAATTCATGTGTTGATTATACTATAATTAAAAAAAATATTAATGATTATTTGCCAATATATTCAAAACAACTTGAATATAGAGAAAATAATTAA